The Patescibacteria group bacterium sequence TGATTGAGGATCAAAATCCCTATTCCTGAAATAAATGCCAAAAAAATACTTTGTACAGGAATAATGCCATAACGCCAATCTGTGACAAATATTACAAAAAGTGATGCTAGCAAAAGAGTATAAAAAGATAATAAAAGGATAGAGGCATTTTTTAATGTTAAAAATATTATTGCAAAAATTATTCCCATTAATACCTCGCTTACTGGATACCAAAATGACAGATTAGCATGACATGTTCTACATTTTCCTTGCAAAAAAATAAAAGAGAAAAGGGGGAAAAGCTCATACCACTTAAGAATACGCTGACAATTATCACAATGAGATCTTCCACTTATAAATGATTGATTTTTTGCAGATCTGTCTGCAACAACAAGAAAGAAACTTCCGAAAAATAATCCTGCAAGAAAAGCAAATACCACTGACAGATCCATAATAAAAGCATAACACAGACGATACTCATCATGTAAAGAGCTGTGTTATAATCTACTTCATTACCATATAATTTATTTATGGCTCTACCAAAAGTTGCAATTGTTGTACTTAATTACAATGGTTGGCGTGAAACAGTCCATTGTCTTAAGACTCTTCTATTGACTGATTATCCTCAGTTCACAATTCATGTTCTTGATAATGGTTCACAACGTAATGAGCTTACTATATTAAAACGTCGTTTTAACGATCCAAGAATTGTTTTTCATCGTATTATAAAAAATATTGGTTATTCGGGAGGCAATAACTATCTTTTCAATAAAATTAATGAGAAATATATAGCACTTGTAAATAATGATGTAGAGGTACCAAGTAATTGGCTCAAACCACTTGTTAATGTACTTGAGAAAGATAAAACAATTGCAATCGTACAGCCAAAGATACTTTGGTTTAAGAATAAACGTTATTTTGAT is a genomic window containing:
- a CDS encoding type 4 prepilin-like proteins leader peptide-processing enzyme gives rise to the protein MDLSVVFAFLAGLFFGSFFLVVADRSAKNQSFISGRSHCDNCQRILKWYELFPLFSFIFLQGKCRTCHANLSFWYPVSEVLMGIIFAIIFLTLKNASILLLSFYTLLLASLFVIFVTDWRYGIIPVQSIFLAFISGIGILILNQSSFFSHVVSAIAAGGFFLAVFLLTRGRGMGFGDVLYSFVMGFILGFPGIIIGLYIAFLTGAILSLILVLLKKKKLHGDTIPFGPFLVFGTILVMLWGNIFESIAKQYFFLF